Proteins encoded within one genomic window of Humulus lupulus chromosome 1, drHumLupu1.1, whole genome shotgun sequence:
- the LOC133811716 gene encoding uncharacterized protein LOC133811716, which produces MLSQMSRLSPQTPLSAARSNNEQSQTQKNDTISDYEQTREERIKQNLQKMQKLGIFDLSYKVNSSIHQTRSPKTQTRVKSSPSTPPLQPSGPARRSSRLKGSTPVNYSEVDSAKKDKALGDVYISTEKGSRPEIYTEEHEKLLGHTEKSWTLFVDGVGKDGKRIYDPVNGKTCHQCRQKTLGHRTHCSECNKLQGQFCGDCLYMRYGEHVLEAIGNPNWICPVCRGICNCSFCRQAKGWAPTGTLYRKISQLGYKSVAHYLIQTCRLEANLGNNEEARNEEPVKRSLPFSDMNAVPNEVNNDQLESSEQFSNKSNEEFSVKRSLPFSNLDLASENIGSLEVVDHIGCSNHQYPIKKEVNFRSEKEKECSNSDTALKSSSKLHKEPALATLSRVENIAGNLRQKCEKSDDHDEDLPEAEEKFMDGKQTVEKISLAKEVDQENDAEFTCSEHEGVEKTLLVGTPLVKEISPATTINSDSVAGRLKRRQEKICDRDNEKKANVMQTVECISLPSNIKQHGDGNASLDTGRKLKPKCALAVEPSPDSIAGRLRQRRRMNNGHDDDKIGLVEKKMAEAANQNQLLPNQS; this is translated from the exons ATGCTTTCTCAAATGTCTCGTCTAAGCCCTCAAACCCCACTCAGTGCTGCTCGTTCTAACAATGAACAgtctcaaacccagaaaaatgacACCATCTCTGACTACGAGCAGACCAGAGAAGAAAGAATCAAACAAAACCTTCAGAAGATGCAAAAGCTTGGGATATTTGACCTCTCTTACAAAGTCAACTCCAGCATTCATCAAACTCGTTCCCCTAAAACCCAAACCCGTGTCAAAAGCTCTCCTTCGACCCCCCCTCTGCAGCCTTCTGGACCCGCTAGGCGCTCTTCCAG GTTGAAGGGTTCTACGCCAGTGAATTACTCGGAGGTGGACTCAGCCAAGAAGGACAAGGCATTGGGAGATGTATATATCTCGACAGAGAAGGGTTCTAGGCCAGAGATATACACGGAGGAGCATGAAAAGCTTTTGGGTCACACAGAGAAGAGCTGGACACTTTTTGTGGATGGTGTTGGGAAGGATGGAAAGAGAATCTATGATCCAGTTAATGGAAAAACTTGCCATCAATGCAG GCAGAAAACTCTCGGTCACCGTACTCACTGCAGCGAATGCAACAAGTTGCAAGGACAGTTTTGTGGAGATTGTTTGTACATGAG atACGGGGAGCATGTACTTGAAGCTATAGGGAATCCAAATTGGATTTGCCCAGTTTGTCGTGGGATTTGTAACTGCAGTTTTTGCCGGCAAGCAAAGGGTTGGGCTCCAACAGGCACTCTCTACAGGAAG ATATCACAATTGGGCTACAAATCGGTTGCGCACTACCTCATTCAAACTTGTCGCTTAGAGGCAAACCTAGGAAACAATGAAGAAGCTAGAAATGAAGAACCCGTGAAAAGGTCACTACCCTTCTCAGACATGAATGCAGTCCCTAATGAAGTTAACAATGATCAACTAGAGTCATCCGAACAATTCAGTAATAAAAGTAATGAAGAGTTTTCTGTGAAACGATCATTGCCCTTCTCGAATTTGGATCTGGCCTCTGAGAATATTGGATCTCTGGAGGTTGTGGACCACATTGGATGTTCAAACCATCAATATCCAATTAAAAAAGAGGTCAACTTCAGAAGTGAAAAGGAAAAAGAATGCAGCAATAGTGACACTGCTTTGAAAAGTAGCTCAAAACTACATAAGGAGCCTGCTCTGGCTACTTTATCACGTGTTGAGAATATTGCTGGGAATTTAAGGCAAAAGTGTGAGAAAAGTGATGACCATGATGAGGACTTGCCAGAGGCAGAGGAGAAATTTATGGATGGAAAGCAGACTGTAGAAAAAATATCATTGGCAAAGGAAGTTGATCAAGAAAATGATGCTGAATTTACCTGCAGTGAACATGAAGGTGTCGAAAAAACACTGTTGGTGGGGACTCCATTGGTAAAGGAGATTTCTCCTGCCACTACAATTAACTCAGACAGTGTTGCTGGAAGATTAAAGCGGAGGCAGGAGAAAATCTGTGACCGTGATAATGAGAAGAAAGCAAATGTCATGCAGACTGTAGAATGCATTTCACTACCATCTAATATCAAACAACATGGTGATGGCAATGCTTCATTGGACACAGGTAGAAAACTTAAGCCGAAGTGTGCTCTAGCTGTTGAACCAAGCCCAGACAGTATAGCTGGAAGGCTGAGGCAGCGACGTCGGATGAATAATGGCCATGATGATGATAAGATAGGACTGGTGGAGAAAAAAATGGCTGAGGCAGCAAATCAGAATCAACTTCTTCCAAACCAATCTTAG